The DNA segment TATTCTCCATGCTGCCAGCAGACTACCCTTAAAGGCACCATACTTTTGGATTGCCTCCAATCCATATTGAGAACAAGTAGGAATATAAGGACACTTTGTTCTCTTAAGTGGTGACAAATATTTTTGATAAAACCGAATCAACTTAATTAATATCGTCTTCAATTTTCTTACCTATAACATGATGTAACTTACCAAGATGGTAAATTGCACGCTCGATCTCATGGTACGTACAGTCCTTAGCATTTACCCTTGCTATAATTACAACATCAATTCCCCTGCGAAATGATTCTTCCAATAAACGGTAGCTTTCCCTGATTAATC comes from the Blautia liquoris genome and includes:
- the yidD gene encoding membrane protein insertion efficiency factor YidD, with protein sequence MKTILIKLIRFYQKYLSPLKRTKCPYIPTCSQYGLEAIQKYGAFKGSLLAAWRILRCNPLSHGGYDPVP
- the rnpA gene encoding ribonuclease P protein component codes for the protein MNYSDSLKKNKDFQIVYRCGTSKANKYLVMYVRENHTDENRIGISVSKKVGNSVVRHHLARLIRESYRLLEESFRRGIDVVIIARVNAKDCTYHEIERAIYHLGKLHHVIGKKIEDDIN